The proteins below are encoded in one region of Phaseolus vulgaris cultivar G19833 chromosome 1, P. vulgaris v2.0, whole genome shotgun sequence:
- the LOC137814386 gene encoding zinc finger protein ZAT11-like, with translation MLGMKRQRGNEGFENLDLAKCLLLFSCPQESNKAQEKSFGSAEFECKTCNRKFSSFQALGGHRASHKKQKVEGEELKEQGKSLSLWSKPKMHECSICGQEFSLGQALGGHMRKHRGVSNEGFVPIPSIDQVIAKIPVLKRSNSTRVMCLDLELHL, from the coding sequence ATGTTAGGAATGAAGAGACAACGAGGTAATGAAGGATTCGAGAACTTAGATTTGGCAAAGTGTCTTTTGCTGTTCTCTTGTCCACAAGAAAGTAACAAGGCACAAGAGAAAAGTTTTGGTTCTGCGGAATTTGAGTGCAAGACCTGCAACCGCAAGTTCTCATCTTTTCAAGCACTGGGAGGGCACAGGGCAAGCCACAAGAAGCAGAAAGTAGAAGGGGAAGAACTGAAAGAACAGGGAAAAAGTCTTAGCTTGTGGAGCAAACCCAAAATGCACGAGTGCTCCATCTGTGGCCAAGAATTCTCTCTGGGGCAGGCTCTGGGAGGACACATGAGAAAACATAGAGGTGTCAGCAACGAAGGGTTTGTTCCTATTCCTTCTATCGACCAAGTTATTGCCAAAATCCCAGTTCTGAAAAGGTCCAACAGCACCAGGGTTATGTGCTTGGACTTGGAGTTACACCTCTAG